One segment of bacterium DNA contains the following:
- a CDS encoding gliding motility-associated C-terminal domain-containing protein, producing MRKNWQFTVILLLAITSVYAIPRVEVNLRTRSNEIPNSPVIGDLNSDGHPEIVITSRSETISSSSGDGWIAVVDKFHDDTVDTLWSDRFGRGVFTPAIADLDRDGIGEIYCCVYFDSPGEMGVMSVNGNTGSVNWIYNGGGAFYSNAGHEVLLADFDGDGQVEVIAQQNRSGTNYEIVVLDGLTGALELIIDTGSKRSYASMDCEDINLDGNYELLASITAGSSGDVEVVCWDNTGTELWRVPGGPIAVADIDLDNDPEVICEWVDGSYNAHIFIYDGYGVLESEVISIDAVSTVYSHYECPVIADFDLATPEPEIAFAVNHSPSSSQCIITVVRVDGTIFWQTDPFTSGEIISMSAADLSCDGVWDLCSYNMAGEFIVFDGRTGYFWATFDDFDGDYRPDPNRFVPIADLDNDCHAEFAVSTYRGGYSSTNRGIYIYGDDDDWNPVRRMWNTGSYYYTNIDDDMHMLSDTSAQLHWEVDNIWRAQRVIPCGLEAIPGPELLANPIQCAKCDSIGEFIFSAKIWNPTCEEIAYYTHCILEFDSIGSNCLDYIEGQCTTYIGDLMPETDTVLIWRFEVDPSCDSCDISFWLHATCLNSLIVSNRHIPIQSWTPRCHYPPAVVRIRPNECGNVISCGPMDSLGSVINTGQELIFNISADSIYGTSYPLLDTLIMLTVQSNSTPLETITLDDPRLYWDGDEYHGGLFYNPNPLYPHGDTVVFKLETIYNELFCMTTPSVCTIIVDDMYPDTIDVHPDHMDYASYDVLDEVYAVLADDFMSIDSTTVLAENMSVEVNGVPINDYNVDIHCDGVDPDTVYFDIYDGVLPADTIEICMWGMEDTPDDTSFCGPNVNPTTCWKFFILAHEPVAYLKHPERDTYSACLDQEIIIHIVSEVSMDSISFELEIDSITYSIDEEYLWWDSDSNDLHWTPEPGWWQSGNMANVCLNRAESRIGQNIANAPFCFNFWLDFDAPEIEFLTPQMGLSQMIRDVAPRITASLDEPLSGLNTDSVRLWINGDEIQFPPAILNNEGDGMWTVIFDPAFAGIEFNTSDTIEVSLKACDSPDYCDANCYTLTDSFIIEPLIACLVIPNPFTPNSDNINEVTVFDFPHMFTQSGELTIFDIRNRPVFSKTIDPIDDARNFDARSWDGKDTKGKLLPEGLYLYVIKQDGKVICNGSVVLAR from the coding sequence ATGAGAAAAAACTGGCAGTTTACTGTAATTCTTTTATTAGCAATAACTTCCGTTTATGCTATTCCTAGAGTCGAGGTGAACCTACGAACACGATCAAATGAAATACCTAATTCTCCGGTGATTGGAGATCTTAACAGTGATGGTCATCCCGAGATTGTTATAACTTCTCGTTCAGAGACGATTTCATCATCTTCCGGGGATGGTTGGATTGCTGTTGTTGACAAGTTCCATGATGATACTGTCGATACACTTTGGTCTGATCGATTTGGAAGAGGTGTTTTCACACCTGCGATCGCGGATCTCGACCGCGATGGAATAGGGGAGATTTATTGTTGCGTTTATTTTGATTCGCCAGGTGAAATGGGTGTAATGAGTGTAAATGGTAACACTGGAAGTGTCAATTGGATTTATAATGGTGGAGGTGCTTTTTACAGCAATGCCGGTCACGAGGTCCTTCTCGCGGATTTCGATGGTGATGGTCAGGTCGAAGTTATCGCTCAACAAAACCGTTCTGGAACAAATTATGAAATCGTTGTTCTCGATGGCTTAACTGGTGCGCTCGAGCTTATAATTGATACAGGTTCAAAGAGGTCTTACGCTTCGATGGATTGCGAAGATATAAACCTTGATGGTAACTATGAGCTTCTGGCTTCGATTACAGCCGGCAGTTCAGGGGACGTAGAGGTTGTTTGTTGGGATAATACAGGGACAGAGTTATGGCGTGTGCCTGGCGGACCAATTGCTGTTGCAGATATCGATTTGGATAATGACCCTGAAGTGATTTGCGAATGGGTTGATGGAAGCTACAATGCACATATATTTATTTACGATGGTTATGGTGTTCTCGAAAGTGAAGTCATTTCTATCGATGCTGTTAGCACAGTTTACAGTCATTATGAATGTCCGGTTATTGCCGATTTTGATCTAGCAACTCCAGAACCTGAAATAGCTTTCGCGGTTAATCATTCACCCTCGAGCTCGCAATGTATTATTACTGTTGTTCGTGTCGATGGAACAATATTCTGGCAAACCGATCCATTTACTTCAGGGGAAATAATTTCTATGTCCGCTGCCGACCTCAGTTGTGACGGCGTATGGGACCTTTGTAGCTATAACATGGCTGGCGAATTTATTGTTTTCGATGGACGAACCGGCTATTTCTGGGCAACCTTCGACGATTTTGATGGAGATTATCGTCCTGATCCTAATAGATTTGTACCTATAGCAGACTTGGATAACGACTGTCACGCAGAATTCGCGGTTAGCACATATAGGGGCGGCTATTCGTCCACTAATCGTGGTATTTACATATACGGTGACGACGATGATTGGAATCCAGTTAGAAGAATGTGGAATACGGGTAGTTATTACTATACTAATATTGACGATGATATGCACATGCTGTCGGACACTTCCGCTCAACTACATTGGGAAGTCGATAATATATGGCGTGCACAAAGAGTTATTCCTTGTGGCCTGGAGGCTATTCCCGGCCCGGAGCTTTTGGCCAATCCAATTCAATGTGCCAAATGTGATAGCATAGGTGAATTTATATTCTCCGCTAAAATCTGGAACCCCACCTGTGAGGAAATCGCTTATTATACTCATTGCATCTTGGAATTCGATTCGATCGGGTCTAATTGCCTAGATTATATTGAGGGGCAATGCACAACGTATATCGGCGATCTTATGCCTGAAACTGACACTGTTCTCATTTGGCGATTTGAAGTCGATCCGAGTTGCGATTCATGCGATATCTCTTTCTGGCTACATGCTACATGTTTAAATTCGCTTATTGTGTCTAATCGCCATATCCCAATACAATCATGGACACCTCGTTGTCATTATCCACCGGCGGTAGTTAGAATTAGACCCAATGAATGCGGTAATGTTATTTCTTGCGGCCCCATGGACAGTCTTGGTTCTGTGATTAACACAGGGCAGGAGCTGATATTTAATATCTCTGCTGATTCGATATATGGAACTAGCTATCCTTTGTTAGATACATTAATAATGCTAACAGTCCAATCGAACTCTACGCCACTCGAGACTATTACACTCGACGATCCAAGGCTTTACTGGGACGGCGACGAATATCATGGAGGGCTGTTTTATAATCCCAATCCACTTTATCCGCATGGAGATACTGTGGTGTTTAAGCTCGAAACTATCTATAACGAACTTTTCTGTATGACTACTCCATCGGTGTGCACAATAATCGTCGATGATATGTATCCCGATACCATCGATGTTCACCCGGATCATATGGATTATGCTTCTTATGATGTTCTCGATGAAGTATATGCTGTTTTAGCGGACGATTTTATGAGTATCGATTCGACTACAGTTCTAGCTGAAAATATGTCTGTTGAAGTAAACGGAGTTCCGATTAACGATTATAATGTCGATATACACTGTGATGGCGTGGATCCGGATACGGTATATTTTGATATATATGATGGTGTATTGCCAGCAGATACTATCGAGATATGTATGTGGGGAATGGAAGATACTCCGGATGATACAAGTTTCTGCGGTCCGAATGTCAATCCTACCACTTGCTGGAAATTCTTCATTTTAGCGCATGAGCCTGTAGCTTATTTGAAACATCCTGAACGTGATACATATAGCGCTTGTTTGGATCAAGAGATAATTATTCACATAGTCTCTGAGGTTTCGATGGATTCCATTTCCTTTGAATTGGAGATCGATAGCATAACTTATAGTATAGATGAAGAATATCTCTGGTGGGACAGTGACAGTAACGATCTTCATTGGACACCTGAACCCGGTTGGTGGCAAAGTGGCAATATGGCGAATGTATGCCTTAATAGAGCTGAGAGTAGGATAGGACAGAATATTGCTAATGCTCCTTTCTGCTTTAATTTCTGGCTTGATTTCGATGCACCGGAGATCGAGTTCCTTACGCCTCAGATGGGGCTTAGTCAAATGATTCGCGATGTTGCTCCTAGAATAACCGCTTCACTTGATGAACCTCTTAGCGGACTCAATACTGATTCGGTGCGTCTTTGGATTAACGGCGATGAAATCCAATTCCCTCCCGCAATTTTGAATAACGAGGGCGACGGAATGTGGACTGTCATTTTCGATCCAGCATTTGCAGGCATCGAGTTTAACACCAGTGACACAATTGAAGTAAGCCTTAAGGCTTGTGATTCACCAGATTACTGCGATGCAAATTGTTACACCTTGACGGATAGCTTCATTATAGAGCCGCTGATTGCCTGTTTGGTTATTCCCAATCCATTTACACCTAACAGCGATAATATCAACGAGGTAACGGTCTTTGATTTCCCGCATATGTTCACTCAATCGGGCGAATTGACCATATTTGATATTCGAAATAGACCTGTTTTTTCGAAAACTATCGACCCCATCGATGACGCCAGGAATTTCGATGCTCGAAGCTGGGACGGTAAAGACACCAAGGGCAAACTTTTGCCGGAGGGGTTGTATCTATATGTTATTAAACAAGATGGCAAGGTTATCTGTAACGGTTCAGTTGTGCTTGCTCGATAA